A genomic window from Pantoea alhagi includes:
- the apbE gene encoding FAD:protein FMN transferase ApbE: MKKRALAAVMLLGLLATGCERQQTPTDNGLVLTGKTMGTQWRVSLAGVSADRQEELRAKIQQQLDEDDHELSTWKKDSVLSRFNQSHDLSPQPISQEMANIVTVSLRIGRLTQGAMDITVGPLVNLWGFGPDKQPLHTPSQAEINAAKALTGLQHLQVIERADGAYLQKDLPGLYVDLSTMGEGFATDHLARLMEKEGIHNYLVSVGGAVLTRGRNTAGKTWRVAIQKPTDRENAVQALVNLQGHGISTSGSYRNYYELDGRRISHVIDPQSGQPIEHRLVSVTVIATTALEADGWDTGLMVLGTEKAKALALREKLAVYLITKDKEGFSSWMSPQFRAFMLQGASASR, encoded by the coding sequence ATGAAAAAAAGAGCGCTGGCAGCGGTAATGCTGCTGGGATTGCTGGCGACGGGCTGTGAACGGCAGCAGACGCCGACGGATAACGGGCTGGTGCTGACAGGTAAAACCATGGGAACCCAGTGGCGCGTTAGCCTGGCGGGCGTGTCAGCAGATCGACAAGAGGAGCTGCGTGCGAAAATTCAGCAGCAGCTGGACGAGGATGACCACGAGCTGTCAACGTGGAAAAAGGACTCCGTACTGTCGCGCTTTAACCAATCTCATGACCTCAGTCCGCAGCCGATTAGCCAGGAGATGGCCAATATCGTCACAGTATCGCTGCGTATCGGCAGGTTAACCCAGGGCGCGATGGATATTACCGTGGGGCCGCTGGTTAATCTGTGGGGTTTTGGTCCGGATAAACAGCCGTTGCATACGCCGTCGCAGGCGGAGATTAATGCGGCGAAAGCGCTGACCGGCCTGCAACATTTGCAGGTGATTGAACGCGCCGACGGTGCTTATCTGCAGAAAGATTTGCCGGGGCTGTATGTCGATCTCTCTACCATGGGAGAGGGCTTCGCTACCGATCATCTGGCGCGCCTGATGGAAAAGGAGGGCATCCATAACTATCTGGTCTCGGTTGGCGGCGCAGTGCTGACGCGTGGCCGTAATACTGCGGGCAAAACCTGGCGGGTGGCGATTCAGAAACCCACCGATCGTGAGAACGCTGTGCAGGCGCTGGTCAATTTACAGGGGCATGGCATCAGCACGTCAGGCAGCTACCGCAACTATTACGAGCTGGACGGCAGACGCATTTCGCACGTCATCGATCCGCAAAGCGGTCAGCCCATTGAACACCGTCTGGTCTCTGTGACCGTTATCGCCACGACCGCGCTGGAAGCAGACGGCTGGGATACCGGTCTGATGGTGCTGGGGACCGAAAAAGCCAAAGCGCTGGCGCTGCGGGAAAAGCTGGCGGTCTATCTGATTACCAAAGATAAAGAGGGTTTCAGCAGCTGGATGTCGCCACAGTTTCGCGCATTTATGTTGCAGGGTGCCTCTGCGTCCCGTTAG
- a CDS encoding multidrug ABC transporter permease/ATP-binding protein — protein MELLSVVYKQYRWPFIAIIVLNLLSAALGIGIIAYINRELIVSINASMAVLPTFLGLLLLLMAVTLASQLALTLLGHHFVWKLRGQFIKRILDTHIQRIEQIGSAQLLAGLTSDVRNITIAFVRLPELIQGIILTIGSAAYLAWLSPGMLAVTAIWVAVTIIGGWLLVSRVYSHMAKLRETEDRLYADYQTVIDGRKELALNRTRAQQIYDTVYQENANAYRHHIVRADTFHLSAVNWSNIMMLGAIGMVFFMANGLGWANTAVAATYSLMLLFLRTPLLQAVGALPTLLSAQVAFNKLRSFQLAEWHEHFSATSAVTNWQTLELRDLVFHYGDNGFSVGPINLTLKRGELVFLIGGNGSGKSTLAMLLTGLYQPVSGTILLDGKAVTDIERYRQLFSAVFTDVHLFDRLIGPDAQPASPVLVQQWLERLKMQDKLKLDGNRVVNLQLSKGQSKRLALLLAAAEQRDILLLDEWAADQDPHFRRVFYRELLPWLQQSGKTVFAISHDDHYFIHADRLLEMREGELYELTGSEREKATLDAVQRTDTGR, from the coding sequence ATGGAGTTGCTCTCCGTCGTTTATAAACAGTACCGCTGGCCGTTTATTGCGATAATTGTGCTTAACCTGCTCAGTGCTGCGCTGGGTATCGGCATTATTGCTTACATTAACCGCGAGCTGATTGTCAGCATCAATGCTTCAATGGCGGTTCTGCCGACTTTTCTTGGTCTGTTGCTGTTGCTGATGGCGGTCACGCTGGCCTCACAGCTGGCGCTGACGCTGCTGGGACACCATTTTGTCTGGAAGCTGCGGGGTCAGTTTATCAAGCGTATCCTCGATACGCATATTCAACGTATTGAACAGATCGGCAGCGCACAGTTACTGGCGGGGCTCACCAGCGATGTGCGCAATATCACCATCGCCTTTGTGCGTCTGCCGGAGCTGATCCAGGGGATTATTCTGACCATTGGCTCGGCGGCTTATCTTGCCTGGCTGTCACCGGGGATGCTGGCGGTAACGGCAATCTGGGTTGCGGTGACCATTATCGGTGGCTGGTTGCTGGTTTCGCGTGTTTACAGCCATATGGCGAAGCTGCGCGAGACGGAAGATCGTCTCTATGCCGATTACCAGACGGTGATAGATGGCCGCAAAGAATTGGCGCTGAACCGCACGCGCGCGCAGCAGATTTATGACACTGTTTATCAGGAAAACGCCAACGCTTACCGGCACCATATCGTGCGTGCCGATACCTTTCATCTCAGTGCGGTTAACTGGTCGAACATTATGATGCTGGGTGCGATCGGTATGGTGTTCTTTATGGCCAACGGTCTGGGATGGGCGAATACTGCCGTCGCCGCGACCTATTCTCTGATGCTGCTGTTTTTACGCACGCCGCTGCTGCAGGCGGTTGGTGCGTTGCCAACGCTGCTAAGCGCCCAGGTGGCTTTTAATAAGCTGCGGAGCTTTCAGCTGGCGGAGTGGCACGAGCATTTCTCAGCTACCTCCGCTGTCACCAACTGGCAAACGCTGGAGCTGCGCGACCTGGTTTTTCATTATGGCGACAATGGTTTCAGCGTTGGGCCGATCAACCTGACGCTGAAGCGCGGCGAACTGGTATTTCTGATTGGCGGCAACGGCAGCGGAAAATCGACGCTGGCGATGTTGCTGACCGGTCTCTATCAGCCGGTCTCCGGCACCATTCTGCTTGATGGTAAAGCAGTAACGGATATCGAGCGTTACCGCCAGCTCTTCTCTGCGGTTTTCACCGACGTCCATCTGTTTGATCGTCTTATCGGTCCTGACGCGCAGCCGGCCAGCCCGGTGCTGGTGCAGCAGTGGCTGGAACGACTGAAAATGCAGGACAAGCTAAAACTGGATGGGAACAGGGTAGTGAACCTGCAGCTGTCGAAAGGGCAGAGCAAGCGTCTGGCGCTGCTGCTGGCAGCGGCGGAGCAGCGTGATATTCTGCTGCTGGATGAGTGGGCCGCCGATCAGGATCCCCATTTCCGCCGGGTTTTCTATCGTGAACTCTTGCCCTGGCTACAGCAAAGCGGCAAAACCGTTTTCGCTATCAGCCACGACGATCACTATTTTATCCATGCCGATCGGTTGCTGGAGATGCGCGAAGGGGAGCTGTACGAGTTAACCGGTAGTGAAAGAGAGAAGGCAACGCTGGATGCAGTTCAGCGCACCGATACCGGGCGCTAG
- the yejK gene encoding nucleoid-associated protein YejK, with product MSLDIDQIALHQLIKRDEQTLELVLRDSLLPATQAVSELVEELHRIYSAKSKAFGLFNAESELAQTLRECRDGQQDFLAFSRAATGRLRDELAKYPFAEGGIVLFCHYRYLAVEYLLIAVLNSQSSMRVNEQLDISSVHYLDINHADIVARIDLTEWETNPESTRYLTFLRGRVGRKVADFFMDFLGASVGLDTKAQNRGLLQAVDDYCAESSLDKAERQNYRQQVYSYCNEQLQAGEEIAIEELARELPPLGEKNFQQFTQEQGYELEERFPADRTTLRQLTKFAGSGGGLTINFDAMLLGERIFWDPATDTLTIKGTPPNLRDQLQRRTGGQ from the coding sequence ATGAGTCTGGATATCGACCAGATTGCCCTGCATCAGTTGATCAAACGTGATGAGCAAACGCTGGAACTGGTGCTGCGTGATAGCCTGTTGCCCGCCACCCAGGCCGTGTCGGAACTGGTGGAAGAGCTGCACCGGATCTACAGCGCGAAAAGCAAAGCGTTTGGTCTGTTTAACGCCGAGAGCGAACTGGCGCAAACCCTGCGGGAATGCCGCGATGGCCAGCAGGATTTTCTGGCCTTCAGCCGGGCCGCGACCGGGCGGCTGCGCGATGAGTTGGCAAAATATCCTTTTGCCGAAGGCGGCATTGTACTGTTTTGCCACTACCGCTATCTGGCAGTGGAGTATTTATTGATCGCCGTGCTGAACAGCCAAAGCAGCATGCGCGTTAATGAGCAGCTTGATATCAGCAGCGTTCACTACCTGGATATTAACCACGCCGATATCGTTGCGCGTATTGATTTAACCGAATGGGAAACGAATCCGGAATCCACGCGCTATTTGACCTTCCTGCGCGGGCGCGTCGGGCGTAAGGTCGCCGATTTCTTCATGGATTTTCTGGGAGCCAGCGTGGGGCTGGATACCAAAGCGCAGAATCGGGGATTACTGCAGGCGGTGGACGACTATTGTGCCGAATCCAGCCTGGATAAAGCCGAGCGGCAGAACTATCGCCAGCAGGTCTACAGCTACTGTAACGAACAGCTGCAGGCGGGCGAAGAGATTGCCATTGAAGAGCTGGCGCGCGAGCTGCCGCCGCTGGGCGAAAAGAACTTTCAGCAGTTTACTCAGGAGCAGGGATACGAACTGGAAGAGCGCTTTCCGGCAGATCGCACTACGCTGCGTCAGCTGACCAAATTTGCCGGCAGCGGTGGTGGGCTAACCATCAATTTTGATGCCATGCTGCTGGGCGAGCGTATCTTCTGGGATCCGGCGACCGATACCCTGACCATTAAAGGCACGCCGCCGAATTTGCGCGATCAGCTGCAGCGTCGCACCGGCGGGCAGTAA
- the alkB gene encoding DNA oxidative demethylase AlkB, giving the protein MLDLFSEEAPWAEPLAEGAVILRRRAREQAASLLAQIEEVAQSNPFHHRITPGGHRMSVAMTNCGDLGWSSDARGYQYTGEDNETGRRWPPMPQTFRLLAQACAQEAGFSHFQPDACLINRYESGAKLSLHQDKDEKDLRQPIVSVSLGLPAVFQFGGFERGDAVQRMLLEHGDVVVWGGASRLRFHGILPVKAGIHPLAGAFRYNLTFRRAR; this is encoded by the coding sequence ATGTTAGATCTGTTTAGTGAAGAAGCCCCCTGGGCTGAGCCTCTGGCAGAGGGTGCGGTTATTCTGCGGCGGCGAGCCCGGGAGCAGGCGGCCAGCCTGTTGGCGCAGATTGAAGAGGTGGCGCAGAGTAACCCTTTCCATCATCGCATTACGCCGGGCGGCCACCGCATGTCGGTGGCGATGACCAACTGTGGCGATCTCGGCTGGTCGAGCGATGCGCGCGGCTATCAGTATACCGGTGAGGATAATGAAACCGGACGCCGCTGGCCGCCGATGCCGCAGACGTTTCGTTTGCTGGCGCAGGCGTGCGCGCAGGAGGCGGGTTTTAGCCATTTTCAGCCTGACGCCTGCCTGATTAACCGCTATGAATCGGGCGCAAAACTGTCGCTTCATCAGGATAAGGATGAAAAGGATCTGCGACAGCCCATCGTCTCGGTGTCTCTTGGTCTGCCGGCGGTGTTTCAGTTTGGTGGCTTTGAACGCGGCGATGCCGTCCAGCGCATGCTGCTGGAACATGGCGACGTAGTGGTATGGGGTGGTGCCTCACGGCTGCGTTTTCACGGTATCCTGCCGGTAAAAGCGGGCATTCATCCTCTGGCGGGCGCGTTCCGTTACAACCTGACTTTCCGCCGTGCGCGCTGA
- the rsuA gene encoding 16S rRNA pseudouridine(516) synthase RsuA, producing the protein MRLDKFLSQQLEVSRAIAARELRAKRVTVDGEIVRDGAFKVLPEHQVEYEGNLLQLQVGPRYFMLNKPQGYVCSTDDPDHPTILYFIEEPTAWKLHAAGRLDIDTTGLVLLTDDGQWSHRITSPRHHCEKTYLVTLEHPLREDTAQLFAEGVQLHGEKTLTKPATLEVLSETEVRLTISEGRYHQVKRMFAAIGNHVVALHRERIGEIALDDDLEPGEYRPLTEEEVASVGAPR; encoded by the coding sequence ATGCGACTTGATAAATTTCTTTCTCAACAACTGGAAGTTAGCCGGGCCATCGCCGCACGGGAACTGCGGGCCAAACGCGTAACGGTAGACGGCGAAATTGTACGCGACGGCGCATTTAAAGTGCTGCCGGAACACCAGGTAGAATATGAAGGCAATCTGCTCCAGCTTCAGGTCGGGCCGCGCTATTTTATGCTGAACAAACCGCAGGGCTATGTCTGCTCTACCGACGATCCCGATCATCCTACTATTCTCTATTTTATTGAGGAGCCGACCGCATGGAAACTGCATGCGGCAGGGCGTCTTGATATCGATACCACCGGGCTGGTGCTGCTCACCGATGACGGCCAGTGGTCGCATCGCATTACCTCGCCGCGTCACCATTGTGAAAAAACGTATCTGGTCACGCTGGAGCATCCGCTACGGGAAGATACCGCGCAGCTGTTTGCTGAGGGCGTGCAGCTGCATGGGGAAAAAACGCTGACGAAACCGGCCACGCTGGAGGTGCTTAGCGAAACAGAGGTGCGTCTGACCATCAGTGAAGGGCGCTATCACCAGGTAAAACGGATGTTTGCCGCGATAGGCAACCATGTGGTGGCGCTGCATCGTGAGCGCATCGGCGAGATTGCGCTGGATGACGATCTGGAGCCGGGCGAATACCGTCCGCTGACCGAAGAAGAGGTCGCCAGCGTCGGCGCGCCGCGTTAA
- a CDS encoding methyl-accepting chemotaxis protein: MKLSTRLAAGYSLLILLLVLCAGVALHALTNAREGMDDTVNVKMKKYQLILDMRGSIRDMAIAVRNLALLDDPKAMQTEWKRLQKQKQLYIHNREELSQMMKIDSTPAGRDAFRKVLDNEEAAFNAYEKAGQLGLQNLQQETTTYLMTVTRPAQNKLLDALNTMTNVQMQNARNAVTDSSDEITRTFIFLSVLVVVSIALAAATGFITVRSLMRQLGGEPAQAQTLAAAIADGDLTSTMSLRSGDTTSLLASLLRMQTRLSEMVTQIKDASASVSLASDEIARGNTELSARTEQQAAALQETAASMEQLTATVKSNTAGASHTAGSARDTATLARNREESVRKMNKTMADISLSAAKVRDITSTIEGIAFQTNILALNAAVEAARAGEQGRGFAVVAGEVRTLAQRSATAARDIKGLIEEAVTLVDQGVTVADGTAASIMSVVTMVSELASAMDEIALASKEQMQGISQISVAVSQMDGVTQSNAALVEESSTASQSLAEQVHALRGMVDTFRV, from the coding sequence ATGAAATTATCGACCCGACTTGCAGCTGGATACAGCCTGCTCATTTTACTGTTAGTTCTTTGCGCTGGCGTAGCGCTGCATGCCCTGACTAATGCCCGGGAAGGCATGGACGATACGGTGAACGTTAAGATGAAAAAATATCAGCTGATCCTTGATATGCGCGGCAGCATTCGGGATATGGCTATTGCCGTTCGCAACCTGGCGCTACTGGATGACCCAAAGGCAATGCAGACGGAGTGGAAGCGTCTGCAAAAGCAAAAGCAGCTGTACATTCATAATCGCGAAGAACTGTCGCAGATGATGAAAATTGATTCGACGCCGGCGGGACGCGATGCCTTCCGTAAGGTGCTGGATAATGAAGAGGCGGCATTTAACGCCTATGAAAAAGCGGGACAGCTTGGCTTGCAAAACCTGCAGCAGGAGACAACCACCTACCTGATGACAGTAACGCGTCCGGCGCAAAACAAGCTGCTCGACGCGCTAAACACCATGACCAATGTGCAAATGCAAAACGCCCGCAACGCGGTAACGGACAGCAGCGACGAAATCACGCGTACCTTTATTTTCCTGAGCGTGCTGGTAGTAGTGTCGATAGCGCTGGCGGCGGCAACAGGTTTTATAACCGTACGAAGCCTGATGCGACAGTTAGGCGGCGAACCAGCGCAGGCTCAGACGCTGGCAGCGGCCATCGCAGACGGCGATTTGACCTCCACCATGTCACTGCGTTCGGGCGATACCACCAGCCTGCTGGCCTCGCTGTTGCGTATGCAAACGCGCCTGAGCGAGATGGTCACACAGATTAAAGATGCCTCCGCTTCCGTTTCACTCGCCTCGGATGAAATCGCGCGCGGCAATACCGAGCTTTCCGCGCGTACAGAGCAGCAGGCTGCCGCCCTGCAGGAAACCGCTGCCAGCATGGAGCAGCTCACAGCAACGGTGAAAAGCAACACGGCAGGCGCCAGCCATACGGCAGGATCGGCGCGTGATACCGCTACTCTGGCCCGTAACCGGGAAGAGAGCGTGCGCAAGATGAACAAAACCATGGCTGATATTTCTCTCAGCGCGGCGAAGGTAAGGGACATTACCAGTACCATTGAAGGTATTGCGTTCCAGACCAATATCCTGGCGCTGAACGCTGCCGTTGAGGCAGCGCGTGCTGGTGAGCAGGGACGCGGTTTTGCGGTAGTCGCAGGCGAAGTGCGCACCCTGGCGCAGCGCAGCGCCACGGCGGCCAGGGATATCAAAGGGCTTATCGAAGAAGCGGTAACGCTGGTGGATCAAGGGGTCACGGTTGCTGACGGCACTGCGGCCAGCATTATGAGCGTGGTCACCATGGTCAGCGAACTGGCCAGTGCGATGGATGAAATCGCGCTCGCTTCAAAAGAGCAGATGCAGGGGATCTCTCAGATCAGCGTCGCGGTAAGTCAGATGGATGGTGTTACGCAGAGCAATGCCGCGCTGGTTGAAGAGTCCAGCACCGCGTCGCAGTCGCTGGCGGAGCAGGTTCATGCCCTGCGGGGTATGGTGGATACTTTCCGCGTCTGA
- the yejM gene encoding LPS biosynthesis-modulating metalloenzyme YejM gives MVTNRQRYREKVSQMISWGHWFALFNIIFATLLGSRYLLVADWPGSLAGRVYAFTSWIGHFSFIVFAAYLLLIFPLTFVVMSQRLLRFLSAIVATAGLTLLLVDSTVFNRFHLHLNPVVWELVVNPDQSEMARDWQLMFISVPAIFLVQMLFATWSWQKLRSLNRRSFGKPLAALFISAFFASHLLYIWADANFYRPITMQRANLPLSYPMTARRFLEKHGLLDAQEYQRRLMQQGNPEAVSVAYPLSDIRFSDGGSGQNLLVITVDGLNQASLPKALPNLTRFGEENVRFNQHFTAGSSPDSGLFGLFYGISPSYMDGVLASRIPSAFINALSQQGYQFGLFASDGFSSPLYRQALLADFSLPLAGDQPNSQTTGQWQRWLGSLPSGGAPWFSWISYTGLSDLPDSAKQRAQRYSRNAKEIDSEIGQVLATLQQKGLLDNTVVVITAQQAVTLHGQQSNDTRPALQVPLLIHWPNTPAQTISKLTDHQDVMTTLMQRLLHVSTPPAEYSQGEDLFAARRRHDWVTSADNDRLIITTSQITLVLDANGSYRAYNREGQRLKDHKPQLALLLQVLTDEKRFIAN, from the coding sequence ATGGTTACCAATCGGCAACGCTACCGTGAAAAAGTCTCCCAGATGATTAGCTGGGGGCACTGGTTCGCGTTGTTTAATATCATTTTTGCTACCCTGCTGGGCAGCCGTTATCTGCTGGTTGCTGACTGGCCCGGTTCACTGGCGGGGCGCGTTTACGCGTTTACCAGTTGGATCGGCCACTTCAGCTTCATTGTTTTTGCGGCCTATCTGCTGCTGATCTTTCCCCTCACATTTGTGGTGATGTCGCAGCGTTTGCTGCGCTTTTTATCCGCTATTGTCGCCACCGCCGGGCTTACGCTGCTGCTGGTTGACAGTACCGTGTTTAACCGTTTCCATCTTCACCTGAATCCGGTGGTCTGGGAGCTGGTCGTTAACCCGGATCAAAGCGAAATGGCGCGAGACTGGCAGCTGATGTTTATCAGCGTGCCGGCTATTTTTCTGGTGCAGATGCTGTTCGCCACCTGGAGCTGGCAAAAGCTGCGTAGCCTTAACCGCCGCAGCTTTGGCAAGCCGCTGGCCGCACTGTTTATTAGCGCCTTTTTCGCCAGCCACCTGCTTTATATCTGGGCGGACGCCAACTTCTATCGCCCGATCACCATGCAGCGCGCTAACTTGCCGCTCTCTTATCCGATGACCGCCCGCCGTTTTCTGGAGAAGCATGGCTTACTGGATGCACAGGAATATCAACGCCGCCTTATGCAGCAGGGCAATCCGGAAGCGGTTTCTGTGGCCTATCCGCTGAGCGATATTCGCTTTAGCGACGGCGGCTCCGGTCAGAATCTGCTGGTGATTACTGTTGACGGTCTTAATCAGGCTTCTCTGCCTAAGGCGCTGCCTAACCTGACGCGCTTCGGTGAAGAGAACGTACGTTTTAATCAGCATTTTACTGCAGGCAGCTCGCCGGATAGCGGCCTGTTTGGCCTGTTTTACGGGATTTCTCCCAGCTATATGGATGGGGTGCTGGCCTCGCGTATCCCTTCTGCCTTTATCAATGCGCTGAGTCAGCAAGGCTATCAGTTTGGCCTGTTTGCCTCTGATGGTTTCAGCTCGCCCCTTTATCGTCAGGCGCTGCTGGCTGATTTTTCTCTGCCGTTGGCGGGCGATCAGCCTAACAGCCAGACTACCGGGCAATGGCAGCGCTGGCTCGGTTCGCTGCCGTCAGGCGGTGCGCCGTGGTTCTCATGGATTTCCTATACCGGGCTAAGCGATCTGCCGGATAGCGCTAAACAGCGCGCGCAGCGCTATAGCCGCAACGCTAAAGAAATTGATAGCGAGATCGGTCAGGTATTAGCCACGCTGCAGCAAAAAGGGCTATTGGATAATACCGTGGTGGTGATCACTGCTCAGCAGGCTGTTACTTTGCATGGTCAGCAGAGTAATGATACCCGCCCTGCCCTGCAGGTTCCGTTGCTGATCCACTGGCCGAATACGCCAGCGCAAACCATCAGCAAGCTGACCGATCATCAGGATGTTATGACGACGTTAATGCAGCGCCTGCTGCATGTCAGCACGCCACCTGCAGAGTATTCGCAGGGAGAGGATCTGTTTGCTGCCAGACGTCGCCATGACTGGGTTACCAGCGCGGATAACGATCGGCTTATTATCACCACGTCGCAAATTACGCTGGTGCTGGATGCTAACGGCAGCTATCGGGCTTATAACCGTGAAGGTCAGCGATTGAAGGATCATAAGCCGCAACTGGCACTGCTGCTGCAGGTGCTGACAGATGAGAAACGCTTTATCGCTAACTGA
- the rplY gene encoding 50S ribosomal protein L25 translates to MLTIKATERKEQGKGASRRLRAANKFPAIIYGGKEAAVSIELDHDSVLNLQAKPGFYTDELVLVVDGKETNVKVQAVQRHPFKPKLHHMDFVRV, encoded by the coding sequence ATGTTAACTATCAAAGCAACTGAACGTAAAGAGCAGGGTAAGGGTGCGAGCCGCCGCCTGCGTGCTGCTAACAAATTCCCGGCTATCATCTATGGTGGCAAGGAAGCAGCAGTTTCTATCGAACTGGATCACGACTCTGTGCTGAACCTGCAGGCTAAGCCTGGCTTCTACACCGACGAACTGGTTCTGGTTGTCGATGGTAAAGAAACCAACGTTAAAGTGCAGGCTGTACAGCGTCACCCGTTCAAGCCAAAACTGCACCACATGGACTTCGTTCGCGTTTAA
- a CDS encoding YejL family protein, with protein sequence MPQSSRYSDERVEQILAQLVQVLESNQAPTDLSLMVLGNMVTNLINTSVAPAQRRALARSFADALQASVREDKAH encoded by the coding sequence ATGCCACAATCATCCCGTTACAGTGACGAACGCGTGGAGCAGATCCTCGCGCAGCTGGTGCAGGTGCTGGAATCAAACCAGGCACCAACCGATCTTTCCCTGATGGTGCTGGGAAACATGGTCACCAACTTAATCAATACCAGCGTAGCGCCTGCACAGCGTCGTGCGCTGGCCCGTTCCTTCGCTGATGCGCTGCAAGCCTCAGTGCGCGAAGATAAAGCCCATTAA
- a CDS encoding DEAD/DEAH box helicase, translating to MSFTLRPYQQEAVEATLNHFRRSQQPAVIVLPTGAGKSLVIAELARLARGRVLVLAHVKELVAQNHSKFLALGLEADIFAAGLARKESKSKVVFGSVQSVARNLPLFDSAFSLLIVDECHRIGDDENSQYQQILTHLRQHNPQLRLLGLTATPYRLGKGWIYRFHYHGMVRGDERALFHDCIYELPLRYMIKHGFLVPPERLDMPVVQYDFSRLNAQANGLFAEADLNRELKQQQRITPHIISQIVEFAADRKGVMIFAATVEHAKEVLSLLPEGKALVSADTPGPERDALINAFKQQQIKYLVNVAVLTTGFDAPHVDLIAILRPTESVSLYQQIVGRGLRLCEGKSDCLILDYAGNPHDLFTPEVGAPKGQSDNQPVQVFCPACGFANTFWGKTTADGTLIEHFGRRCQGVLEDDEGNREQCDYRFRFKSCPHCNAENDIAARRCHECDAVLVDPDDMLKAALKLKDALVLRCGGMTLEAGRDDKGEWLKATYYDEDGTSVSERFRLQTPAQRTAFEQLFMRPHQRAPGVPLGWQSARDVVALQPLLRHPDFVVARARGQFWQVREKVFDYQGRYRRANELR from the coding sequence ATGTCGTTTACTCTGCGTCCTTATCAACAGGAAGCGGTTGAAGCCACGCTTAACCACTTCCGCCGCTCCCAACAGCCTGCGGTTATCGTGCTGCCCACCGGCGCCGGTAAAAGTCTGGTGATCGCCGAACTGGCGCGGCTGGCGCGTGGACGCGTGCTGGTGCTGGCTCACGTTAAAGAGCTGGTGGCGCAAAACCACAGCAAATTTCTGGCGCTGGGGCTGGAAGCGGATATTTTCGCTGCCGGACTGGCGCGCAAAGAGAGTAAAAGCAAAGTGGTATTTGGCAGCGTTCAGTCGGTGGCGCGTAATCTGCCGCTGTTCGACAGCGCCTTTTCGCTGTTGATTGTCGATGAGTGTCATCGCATCGGCGACGATGAAAACAGCCAGTACCAGCAGATCCTCACGCATCTGCGTCAGCATAATCCTCAGCTGCGGCTGCTGGGGCTGACCGCAACGCCCTATCGTCTCGGCAAAGGCTGGATCTATCGGTTTCACTATCATGGCATGGTGCGCGGCGACGAGCGCGCCCTGTTCCATGACTGCATTTATGAACTGCCGCTGCGTTATATGATCAAGCATGGCTTTCTGGTGCCGCCAGAACGACTGGATATGCCGGTGGTACAGTACGATTTCAGCCGCCTGAACGCGCAGGCCAACGGCCTGTTTGCCGAAGCCGATCTTAATCGCGAGCTAAAACAGCAGCAGCGTATTACGCCGCATATTATTAGCCAGATCGTAGAGTTTGCCGCCGATCGTAAAGGCGTAATGATTTTTGCCGCCACCGTTGAACATGCCAAAGAGGTGCTGTCGCTGCTGCCGGAAGGTAAAGCGCTGGTCAGCGCCGACACGCCAGGACCAGAGCGCGATGCGCTAATCAATGCGTTTAAACAGCAGCAGATCAAGTATCTGGTTAATGTCGCGGTGTTAACTACCGGCTTTGACGCGCCGCATGTCGATCTGATCGCGATTTTGCGTCCCACCGAATCGGTCAGTCTCTACCAGCAGATTGTGGGGCGCGGACTGCGTCTGTGCGAAGGAAAAAGCGACTGCCTGATTCTGGATTATGCCGGTAACCCGCACGATCTCTTTACGCCGGAAGTGGGCGCGCCGAAAGGCCAGAGCGATAACCAGCCGGTGCAGGTATTTTGCCCGGCCTGCGGCTTCGCCAATACTTTCTGGGGCAAAACCACCGCTGACGGCACCCTGATCGAGCACTTTGGGCGCCGCTGTCAGGGCGTGCTGGAGGATGATGAAGGGAATCGTGAACAGTGCGACTATCGTTTTCGCTTTAAAAGCTGTCCGCACTGCAACGCGGAAAATGATATTGCCGCGCGCCGCTGCCACGAGTGCGATGCGGTGCTGGTCGATCCCGATGATATGCTGAAAGCCGCGCTGAAGCTCAAGGACGCGCTGGTGTTACGCTGCGGCGGTATGACGCTTGAGGCAGGCCGTGACGATAAAGGCGAATGGCTGAAGGCCACCTATTACGATGAGGATGGCACCAGCGTCAGCGAACGCTTCCGCCTGCAAACGCCGGCCCAGCGCACTGCCTTTGAGCAACTTTTTATGCGGCCGCATCAGCGCGCGCCTGGCGTACCGCTCGGCTGGCAAAGCGCCCGCGACGTGGTCGCGCTGCAGCCGCTGCTGCGTCATCCCGACTTTGTCGTGGCGCGGGCACGCGGGCAGTTCTGGCAGGTGCGGGAAAAGGTATTCGATTATCAGGGGCGCTATCGCCGCGCCAATGAGCTGCGCTAA